In Thermococcus sp., one DNA window encodes the following:
- a CDS encoding acetate--CoA ligase family protein, producing MSLDFFFYPSSVALFGSFRKGAIAREILRNIVEGGFEGKIIPVNPKGGTVEVGGKTLTIKPKLDEPVDVAIIAVPAKIVPSLVDEIGPLIKGAVVISAGFSEVGNDELERELVEKARKHGVRLIGPNCAGIFGVHGKFFGSFEVRVKPGGLALISQSGAFGGAALAMGNDEGIGFSAFVSYGNASDLNESDFLEYFAGDENTKAIALYIEGVKDGRRFFKALRCATGKKPVIILKAGKSASGARAAASHTGSLAGSYEIYRAVFRQAGAIEVEEMEELFDAAKAFEMYPMAGKRVAVITNSGGPGVLATDKLERLGLEIAKLSEKTVGELRSFLPEQCSVRNPIDLIADADYERYKRTIETVCRDENVDSLLVICVPPIFIPSGEIARAVVEADCDKPIIANFMAGELVKDGVELLERNGVKNFPTPERAARALKWLSDRSSP from the coding sequence ATGAGCCTCGACTTCTTCTTTTACCCATCGAGCGTCGCCCTCTTTGGGTCGTTCAGGAAAGGGGCAATAGCCAGGGAAATCCTGAGGAACATCGTTGAGGGTGGCTTTGAGGGGAAAATAATCCCGGTAAATCCGAAGGGTGGAACCGTAGAAGTCGGCGGAAAAACCCTCACCATAAAACCCAAGCTCGACGAGCCGGTTGATGTTGCCATAATAGCGGTTCCAGCTAAGATAGTCCCCTCGCTCGTAGACGAGATAGGGCCACTCATCAAAGGCGCCGTCGTCATCTCAGCGGGCTTCTCCGAGGTAGGGAACGATGAGCTTGAGAGGGAGCTCGTAGAAAAGGCCAGAAAGCACGGGGTAAGGCTTATCGGGCCAAACTGCGCCGGAATCTTCGGCGTTCACGGGAAGTTCTTCGGTTCCTTTGAGGTTCGCGTTAAACCCGGGGGTCTGGCTTTAATCAGCCAGAGCGGGGCCTTTGGCGGAGCGGCATTGGCTATGGGCAACGATGAGGGGATAGGCTTCTCGGCCTTCGTTTCCTATGGAAACGCATCGGATTTAAACGAGAGCGACTTTTTGGAGTACTTCGCGGGCGACGAGAACACGAAGGCTATTGCCCTCTACATCGAGGGGGTTAAAGACGGGAGGCGCTTCTTTAAGGCCCTCCGCTGTGCAACGGGCAAAAAGCCGGTCATAATTCTTAAGGCAGGGAAGAGCGCGAGCGGTGCAAGGGCAGCAGCTTCCCATACGGGCTCTCTGGCCGGTTCCTACGAGATTTACAGGGCGGTCTTCAGGCAGGCTGGAGCTATAGAGGTCGAGGAGATGGAGGAACTCTTCGATGCGGCAAAGGCCTTTGAGATGTATCCAATGGCCGGAAAGCGCGTGGCGGTAATCACCAACTCAGGGGGCCCCGGTGTTCTCGCGACGGACAAGCTCGAAAGGCTCGGCCTTGAAATAGCGAAGCTGAGCGAGAAAACCGTTGGGGAACTCCGCTCCTTCCTTCCAGAGCAGTGCTCCGTAAGGAACCCCATTGACCTCATAGCCGATGCCGACTACGAGCGCTACAAGCGAACCATCGAGACTGTCTGCCGGGATGAGAACGTTGATTCCCTCCTCGTCATCTGCGTGCCACCGATATTCATCCCGAGCGGGGAGATAGCGAGGGCCGTTGTTGAGGCGGACTGCGATAAGCCGATTATAGCGAACTTCATGGCCGGTGAGCTCGTTAAAGATGGGGTTGAGCTCCTTGAAAGAAACGGGGTGAAAAACTTCCCAACGCCAGAAAGGGCCGCGAGGGCCCTGAAGTGGCTGTCCGATAGGTCTTCCCCTTAA
- a CDS encoding EVE domain-containing protein, with the protein MKYWLCITNRDNWEVVRKKNVWGVAKRHKNTIAKVKPGDKLVFYVKQERKNKEILEPKIVGIFEVVSEPYTDSSRIFKSPPHLNETYPIRVKIKPIKLGELDFKPLIPKLNFITNKKRWSGHLMGKAMREISEEDYKLIEALL; encoded by the coding sequence ATGAAATACTGGCTCTGCATTACTAATCGCGACAACTGGGAGGTTGTTAGAAAGAAGAACGTCTGGGGCGTTGCCAAAAGGCACAAAAACACCATCGCCAAGGTCAAGCCCGGTGATAAACTCGTCTTCTACGTCAAGCAGGAGAGGAAGAACAAAGAGATTCTCGAACCCAAGATCGTCGGCATCTTTGAGGTCGTTAGCGAGCCCTACACGGACTCAAGCAGAATCTTCAAGAGCCCGCCCCACCTCAACGAGACTTACCCAATCAGGGTAAAGATTAAGCCGATAAAGCTTGGCGAGCTCGACTTCAAGCCCCTCATTCCGAAGCTCAACTTCATCACCAACAAGAAGCGCTGGAGCGGCCACTTAATGGGCAAAGCGATGAGAGAAATATCAGAAGAGGACTACAAGCTGATTGAAGCTCTGCTTTAA
- the coaD gene encoding phosphopantetheine adenylyltransferase: MKKYRKVVVGGTFDRLHLGHKALLRKAFEVGKYVYIGLTSDEMIREKPYAEKILPYGERLRDLLKFFDVNGYTNYRVIKIHTAIGFADRMKSLEAIVVSEETYKGALVVNRAREERGLKPLEIVKIPIIRSQIGPKISSSLIRAGLIDPFGRPLQWKQNSPKDV; this comes from the coding sequence ATGAAGAAATACCGCAAGGTCGTCGTCGGTGGCACCTTCGACAGGCTTCACCTCGGCCACAAGGCTCTGCTGAGGAAAGCCTTTGAAGTTGGCAAATACGTCTACATTGGCCTGACTTCCGACGAGATGATAAGGGAGAAGCCCTACGCCGAGAAAATACTTCCCTACGGGGAGAGGCTTAGAGACCTGCTCAAGTTCTTCGACGTGAACGGCTACACCAACTACCGCGTCATCAAGATACACACGGCCATAGGCTTCGCGGACAGGATGAAGAGTCTGGAAGCGATAGTAGTCAGCGAGGAGACCTACAAGGGCGCGCTGGTTGTAAACCGCGCCAGGGAAGAGAGGGGCCTAAAGCCACTTGAGATAGTCAAGATACCAATAATAAGGAGCCAGATAGGGCCGAAGATAAGTTCCTCCCTCATAAGGGCCGGGCTTATAGACCCCTTCGGCAGACCTCTCCAGTGGAAACAGAACTCCCCGAAAGACGTTTAA
- a CDS encoding DUF365 domain-containing protein, with the protein MEEKVVGVTFPVPKWFLDRILEEGKRVFVKPSTLRVQPGMRLVFYASRECQAWLGEAEVESVEFLNSVEEIIKKYEKELFLTPKELKEYERERQKWHSRGRRPRPWMVLRLKNIRKYPKPVKPPRFIAVSGRYIKEKEYREILRKAGV; encoded by the coding sequence ATGGAGGAAAAAGTTGTTGGTGTTACTTTCCCAGTCCCAAAGTGGTTTCTGGATAGGATACTCGAGGAGGGAAAGAGGGTCTTCGTCAAGCCTTCCACGCTGAGGGTTCAGCCCGGAATGAGGCTCGTTTTCTACGCGTCCAGAGAGTGTCAGGCCTGGCTCGGGGAGGCGGAAGTTGAAAGCGTTGAGTTCCTCAATAGTGTCGAGGAAATTATTAAGAAGTACGAAAAAGAGCTTTTCCTTACCCCAAAAGAGCTAAAGGAGTACGAGCGGGAACGCCAAAAGTGGCACTCCCGTGGGAGGAGGCCAAGGCCGTGGATGGTGCTCAGGTTGAAAAACATCAGAAAGTACCCGAAGCCTGTTAAGCCGCCAAGGTTCATAGCAGTCTCGGGAAGATACATCAAAGAAAAGGAGTACAGGGAAATTTTGCGGAAGGCTGGGGTTTAG
- a CDS encoding bifunctional N(6)-L-threonylcarbamoyladenine synthase/serine/threonine protein kinase — translation MIALGIEGTAHTLGIGIVTEDRVLANVFDTLTTEKGGIHPKEAAEHHAKLLKPLLRKALETAGIGMEDVDVIAFSQGPGLGPALRVVATAARALAIRYSKPIVGVNHCIAHVEITKMFGVKDPVGLYVSGGNTQVLALEGGRYRVFGETLDIGIGNAIDTFAREIGLGFPGGPKIERLARKGERYIELPYAVKGMDLSFSGLLTEAVRKYRTGKYRVEDLAYSFQETAFSALVEVTERAVAHTGKEEVVLVGGVAANNRLREMLRMMAEDRGIDFFVPPYDLCRDNGAMIAYTGLRMFKAGISFRLEETVVKQKFRTDEVEVVWA, via the coding sequence ATGATAGCCCTTGGCATTGAAGGAACCGCCCACACCCTTGGCATAGGTATCGTTACCGAAGATAGAGTGCTCGCCAACGTATTCGACACTCTCACAACTGAAAAAGGTGGAATACACCCGAAGGAGGCAGCGGAGCACCACGCGAAACTTCTCAAGCCCCTCCTCAGGAAGGCCCTTGAAACGGCCGGAATAGGGATGGAGGACGTTGACGTCATAGCCTTCTCCCAGGGCCCGGGCCTCGGGCCGGCATTGAGGGTTGTTGCAACCGCCGCGAGGGCGCTGGCGATAAGGTACAGCAAGCCGATAGTTGGGGTTAACCACTGCATCGCCCACGTGGAGATAACCAAGATGTTTGGGGTTAAGGATCCCGTCGGCCTCTACGTTAGCGGTGGAAACACGCAGGTTCTGGCTCTGGAGGGTGGCCGTTACAGGGTCTTCGGCGAGACCCTCGACATAGGCATAGGGAACGCCATAGACACCTTTGCAAGGGAAATCGGCCTTGGCTTTCCTGGCGGGCCGAAGATAGAGAGGCTCGCCAGAAAGGGGGAGAGGTACATAGAGCTCCCCTACGCTGTAAAGGGCATGGATTTGAGTTTTTCCGGCCTCCTCACCGAGGCGGTCAGGAAGTACAGAACCGGGAAGTACCGCGTCGAGGATTTGGCCTATTCCTTCCAGGAGACGGCCTTTTCAGCTTTAGTAGAGGTCACGGAGAGGGCGGTGGCACACACGGGCAAGGAAGAGGTGGTCCTCGTCGGAGGCGTCGCGGCGAACAACAGGCTTCGCGAGATGCTCAGAATGATGGCCGAGGACAGAGGAATAGACTTCTTCGTCCCTCCCTACGACCTCTGCAGGGACAACGGGGCGATGATAGCCTACACCGGCCTGAGGATGTTTAAAGCTGGGATTTCCTTCCGGCTTGAGGAAACCGTCGTCAAGCAGAAGTTTAGAACCGACGAGGTTGAGGTGGTATGGGCCTGA
- the tpiA gene encoding triose-phosphate isomerase, with amino-acid sequence MGKLKEPIIAINFKTYIEATGKRALAIAKAAEKVWKETGITMVVAPQLADLRMIAESVEIPVFAQHIDPIKPGSHTGHVLAEAVKEAGAVGTLLNHSENRMILADLEASIRRAEEVGLMTMVCSNNPAVSAAVAALGPDYVAVEPPELIGTGIPVSKAKPEVITNTVELVRKVNPEVKVLTGAGISTGEDVKKALELGTVGVLLASGVTKAKDPEKAIRNLVSLIV; translated from the coding sequence ATGGGGAAGCTTAAGGAGCCGATAATCGCGATAAACTTCAAGACATACATAGAGGCCACAGGAAAGAGGGCACTGGCGATAGCGAAAGCCGCTGAAAAGGTCTGGAAGGAGACGGGAATAACGATGGTCGTTGCACCCCAGCTGGCCGACCTGAGGATGATAGCGGAGAGCGTCGAGATACCGGTCTTTGCCCAGCACATCGACCCGATAAAGCCGGGCAGTCACACGGGACACGTTTTAGCTGAGGCCGTGAAGGAGGCTGGCGCTGTTGGGACACTCCTCAACCACTCCGAGAACAGGATGATTTTAGCGGACCTTGAGGCGAGCATTAGGAGGGCTGAAGAAGTTGGACTAATGACGATGGTCTGCTCCAACAACCCGGCTGTTTCGGCGGCTGTTGCCGCCCTTGGCCCGGATTACGTGGCCGTTGAGCCCCCCGAACTCATAGGAACGGGAATCCCGGTCAGCAAGGCCAAGCCGGAGGTAATAACGAACACCGTCGAGCTCGTCAGGAAGGTGAACCCCGAAGTAAAGGTTCTCACAGGGGCTGGAATATCAACGGGAGAGGACGTAAAGAAGGCCCTTGAGCTTGGAACGGTCGGGGTTCTCCTCGCGAGCGGTGTAACTAAGGCCAAAGACCCGGAGAAGGCTATCCGGAATCTGGTGTCGCTTATCGTTTGA
- a CDS encoding site-specific integrase: MRRVGVIQLKYQLEELKYVFTSEDVEQLLADYASTHDVSEAYMKEFERYVWQFLKFVKTGRLESGSRIKAPSEREKYVISREVLVEYVKALSKEKYSNSSLTKRLQAVVIVLRRLGVSEVFVDVLKGPLRQANIARKIEQEENTPSLTLEDAREFFKRLEMLFKMRRLKKKQYVKALAFAILLFSTGRRVSEVVQIKVEDIDFKTHTIRIRASQTKEGKLLGIEGHKVVFMTREAEYVLKYYLRLNDNEIRRQEGYLFMKPGKRSLKDTFLHKIIKKSKDLEYLGANLNFIVSDGIHRFELKYFRKLFAQEWERQAEKKGLNNEKVFAAVRKLTGHRPSNDVHRINYAKITKIELWKYYKELYYNLSVLTEEQIIMVGLVEEKAVLKPVIAPKHSSVMSMDANIPMQHQEATMRTQMMVYTGLLN, encoded by the coding sequence ATGCGTAGGGTGGGTGTAATCCAACTAAAATATCAACTGGAGGAGCTCAAGTATGTATTCACTAGTGAAGATGTCGAACAGCTACTCGCCGACTACGCTTCAACACACGACGTCTCGGAAGCATACATGAAGGAGTTTGAGAGATATGTTTGGCAGTTCCTAAAGTTCGTAAAAACTGGAAGGCTCGAATCAGGAAGTAGAATAAAAGCTCCCTCTGAAAGAGAGAAGTACGTGATATCGCGGGAAGTTTTGGTAGAATACGTAAAAGCTCTCAGCAAAGAGAAGTACTCAAACTCATCTCTGACTAAAAGATTGCAGGCAGTTGTTATTGTGCTGAGAAGATTGGGAGTATCGGAAGTATTTGTGGACGTATTGAAAGGCCCTTTGAGGCAGGCGAACATTGCTCGAAAAATTGAGCAGGAGGAGAATACTCCAAGCCTCACGCTTGAAGATGCTAGAGAGTTCTTCAAAAGGCTAGAAATGCTGTTTAAAATGAGGAGATTGAAGAAGAAGCAATATGTGAAGGCATTAGCGTTTGCAATACTCCTGTTTAGTACTGGCAGGAGAGTTAGCGAAGTAGTGCAAATTAAAGTAGAGGACATTGACTTTAAGACGCACACTATTAGGATCCGGGCTAGCCAGACAAAGGAGGGTAAATTACTCGGAATAGAAGGTCATAAGGTTGTGTTCATGACAAGAGAAGCAGAATACGTGCTCAAATACTACTTGAGACTTAACGATAATGAAATTAGACGACAGGAGGGATACTTATTTATGAAACCTGGGAAAAGAAGCTTGAAAGACACTTTTTTGCACAAGATAATCAAAAAGAGTAAGGACTTAGAGTACTTGGGGGCAAATTTGAATTTTATTGTTAGCGATGGAATACATAGGTTTGAACTAAAATACTTTAGAAAGTTGTTCGCGCAGGAGTGGGAAAGACAGGCCGAGAAAAAGGGACTGAACAACGAGAAAGTATTCGCAGCTGTTAGGAAATTAACTGGGCACAGACCTTCGAATGATGTGCACAGGATAAATTATGCCAAAATAACCAAGATAGAGCTCTGGAAATACTACAAAGAGCTTTATTACAATTTGAGCGTGCTTACAGAAGAACAGATAATTATGGTAGGCTTAGTAGAAGAAAAAGCCGTGTTAAAACCTGTGATAGCCCCTAAGCATAGTAGTGTGATGAGCATGGATGCAAACATTCCCATGCAACACCAAGAAGCAACAATGAGAACTCAAATGATGGTTTACACAGGTCTTTTGAACTAA
- a CDS encoding winged helix-turn-helix domain-containing protein has translation MNMDKRQNYRSKILNYLSDVRIATRNEIMRATGITGKTLTKMLSQLVEDGVIELISENPYTYRFVNRNLIQVDFNEIANYYDLKLFIFKELKNAGWRLSPNHHEVAAIALLYSKYTAFRVLVFGSQGIGKTSLIKSVFGKLETPLIIEDLHLKNMYEVVSTIKDSTKVIEQQYRHHWGYESPAKFDKYRVVPLARIGPSEFIFRFVPVRVIQPTTPSERLFNQVFFEFLNVPKPVMPSPKVMSKLESELKEYEFFTIDNDSHSQVADMIKYDEMVNFTDDTSAEFYRINAKYDAKKQNDFYLANWKELWEINSLYQDFRSDLQLWNNMLEVLRFNLAWLNDTEKAVEQTVDFILDMFRTFTLVRER, from the coding sequence ATGAATATGGACAAAAGACAAAATTACCGCTCTAAAATACTTAATTATCTCTCTGACGTTAGGATAGCCACCAGAAATGAAATAATGAGAGCTACTGGAATCACGGGCAAAACCTTGACAAAGATGTTATCCCAACTAGTGGAAGACGGAGTCATTGAGTTAATCAGTGAAAACCCGTACACATATCGCTTCGTCAATAGGAATCTAATCCAGGTTGACTTCAATGAGATAGCAAACTACTATGACCTGAAGCTGTTTATCTTTAAAGAACTCAAAAATGCAGGCTGGAGGCTTAGCCCCAATCACCATGAGGTTGCTGCTATTGCACTTCTTTACTCGAAGTACACTGCCTTTCGAGTCTTGGTTTTTGGAAGTCAGGGCATTGGAAAAACGTCCCTTATTAAGTCAGTATTCGGTAAACTAGAGACCCCTCTGATAATTGAAGACTTACACTTAAAAAACATGTACGAGGTTGTTTCAACAATCAAAGATTCAACAAAAGTTATCGAACAGCAATACCGCCACCACTGGGGGTATGAGAGTCCCGCGAAGTTTGACAAATACCGCGTTGTTCCTTTGGCTCGGATTGGTCCTTCGGAATTCATCTTTAGGTTTGTTCCAGTTAGGGTCATCCAACCTACTACCCCCTCAGAAAGGCTGTTCAATCAGGTTTTCTTTGAGTTTCTAAACGTCCCAAAGCCAGTAATGCCCTCTCCAAAAGTTATGAGCAAATTAGAAAGTGAACTAAAAGAGTATGAGTTTTTCACAATCGACAATGATTCTCACTCTCAGGTTGCGGATATGATAAAATACGATGAAATGGTGAATTTTACCGATGATACCAGTGCTGAGTTTTACAGGATAAATGCCAAGTACGATGCAAAGAAACAGAATGACTTCTATCTGGCCAATTGGAAGGAGCTTTGGGAGATTAACAGTCTCTACCAGGATTTTAGGAGTGATCTTCAGCTTTGGAACAACATGCTGGAGGTTTTGAGGTTCAACCTGGCTTGGCTCAATGATACCGAAAAGGCCGTTGAGCAGACTGTTGATTTCATATTGGATATGTTCAGAACGTTCACCCTGGTACGAGAAAGATGA